The following coding sequences are from one Sphaeramia orbicularis chromosome 11, fSphaOr1.1, whole genome shotgun sequence window:
- the prcc gene encoding proline-rich protein PRCC isoform X1 translates to MSLVAYGSSDDSDSEETSSSAAPENRSGSGGLFSVLPAPKKPGANDGPSNETKAERLAGDSTSNDDLNPQPFKGGLFSSLPKPKKRTEPVKITVPQIQRQDSDSDDDEPAKKKLQSQGGGSGLSSLLPQPKNLTVKETDRALIPHALTKRQDPKGPKPGAPSQGLLGSSASPSAIKAAAKSAAMQLARQIATDDQDEEDISPQNYFSLEESPQPLPAVIPSLDPEPRVLTEPLPFSAADELGQSDAPLDFGGNHEGGGAWGGQYPQYQQSMAGPEAFPQQGYYNEPYYQDPNPGLAEAEEPGHSAVIDDEAFMRLQGKRNRGKEEVKFLEIKGDDQLSGNQQWMTKSMTEEKQTRQSFSKKKGEQPTGQQRRKHQITYLIHQAKERELELKNNWADNKLTRRQTQAKYGF, encoded by the exons ATGTCTCTAGTCGCCTATGGTAGCAGTGATGATAGTGATTCAGAAGAAACCTCCAGCTCTGCTGCCCCTGAGAAcagatccggttcaggtgggctCTTCTCTGTCCTTCCTGCTCCTAAAAAACCCGGAGCAAACGATGGACCAAGCAACGAGACAAAAGCAGAGCGTTTGGCAGGAGACAGCACATCAAACGATGACCTAAATCCACAGCCATTTAAAGGAGGCTTATTTTCTAGTCTGCCTAAGCCGAAGAAACGAACAGAGCCTGTCAAGATCACTGTCCCTCAGATCCAGAGACAGGAT TCTGACTCGGATGATGATGAACCAGCAAAGAAGAAACTACAGTCTCAG GGTGGAGGTTCAGGCTTGTCTTCCCTCCTACCACAACCCAAAAACCTGACAgtaaaggagacagacagagccCTAATCCCTCATGCACTCACCAAACGCCAAGATCCTAAAGGACCCAAACCAGGGGCTCCTTCTCAGGGTCTGCTTGGTTCTAGTGCATCTCCTTCTGCAATCAAAGCTGCGGCTAAATCAGCTGCCATGCAGCTCGCTCGACAGATAGCCACTGACGACCAGGATGAAGAGGACATATCCCCACAGAACTACTTCTCCCTAGAAGAGAGCCCCCAGCCTCTTCCTGCTGTCATCCCAAGCTTAGACCCTGAACCAAGGGTCCTGACAGAACCTCTTCCATTCAGTGCTGCTGATGAGCTGGGCCAGTCAGATGCCCCCCTAGACTTTGGCGGGAATCATGAGGGAGGTGGTGCATGGGGAGGTCAGTATCCTCAGTACCAGCAGTCGATGGCAGGCCCAGAGGCTTTCCCTCAG CAGGGATACTATAATGAGCCATACTACCAAGATCCAAACCCTGGACTGGCAGAGGCTGAAGAGCCTGGTCACTCTGCTGTGATTGATGATGAAGCG TTTATGAGGTTGCAGGGGAAAAGGAACCGAGGCAAAGAGGAGGTGAAGTTTCTGGAGATCAAAGGGGACGACCAGCTGAGTGGAAACCAGCAGTGGATGACCAAGAGTATGACAGAGGAGAAACAGACTCGTCAGTCTTTCAGCAAG AAAAAAGGAGAACAACCCACAGGACAACAGAGACGCAAACACCAAATTACATATCTCATTCACCAG
- the prcc gene encoding proline-rich protein PRCC isoform X2, producing MSLVAYGSSDDSDSEETSSSAAPENRSGSGGLFSVLPAPKKPGANDGPSNETKAERLAGDSTSNDDLNPQPFKGGLFSSLPKPKKRTEPVKITVPQIQRQDSDSDDDEPAKKKLQSQGGGSGLSSLLPQPKNLTVKETDRALIPHALTKRQDPKGPKPGAPSQGLLGSSASPSAIKAAAKSAAMQLARQIATDDQDEEDISPQNYFSLEESPQPLPAVIPSLDPEPRVLTEPLPFSAADELGQSDAPLDFGGNHEGGGAWGGQYPQYQQSMAGPEAFPQGYYNEPYYQDPNPGLAEAEEPGHSAVIDDEAFMRLQGKRNRGKEEVKFLEIKGDDQLSGNQQWMTKSMTEEKQTRQSFSKKKGEQPTGQQRRKHQITYLIHQAKERELELKNNWADNKLTRRQTQAKYGF from the exons ATGTCTCTAGTCGCCTATGGTAGCAGTGATGATAGTGATTCAGAAGAAACCTCCAGCTCTGCTGCCCCTGAGAAcagatccggttcaggtgggctCTTCTCTGTCCTTCCTGCTCCTAAAAAACCCGGAGCAAACGATGGACCAAGCAACGAGACAAAAGCAGAGCGTTTGGCAGGAGACAGCACATCAAACGATGACCTAAATCCACAGCCATTTAAAGGAGGCTTATTTTCTAGTCTGCCTAAGCCGAAGAAACGAACAGAGCCTGTCAAGATCACTGTCCCTCAGATCCAGAGACAGGAT TCTGACTCGGATGATGATGAACCAGCAAAGAAGAAACTACAGTCTCAG GGTGGAGGTTCAGGCTTGTCTTCCCTCCTACCACAACCCAAAAACCTGACAgtaaaggagacagacagagccCTAATCCCTCATGCACTCACCAAACGCCAAGATCCTAAAGGACCCAAACCAGGGGCTCCTTCTCAGGGTCTGCTTGGTTCTAGTGCATCTCCTTCTGCAATCAAAGCTGCGGCTAAATCAGCTGCCATGCAGCTCGCTCGACAGATAGCCACTGACGACCAGGATGAAGAGGACATATCCCCACAGAACTACTTCTCCCTAGAAGAGAGCCCCCAGCCTCTTCCTGCTGTCATCCCAAGCTTAGACCCTGAACCAAGGGTCCTGACAGAACCTCTTCCATTCAGTGCTGCTGATGAGCTGGGCCAGTCAGATGCCCCCCTAGACTTTGGCGGGAATCATGAGGGAGGTGGTGCATGGGGAGGTCAGTATCCTCAGTACCAGCAGTCGATGGCAGGCCCAGAGGCTTTCCCTCAG GGATACTATAATGAGCCATACTACCAAGATCCAAACCCTGGACTGGCAGAGGCTGAAGAGCCTGGTCACTCTGCTGTGATTGATGATGAAGCG TTTATGAGGTTGCAGGGGAAAAGGAACCGAGGCAAAGAGGAGGTGAAGTTTCTGGAGATCAAAGGGGACGACCAGCTGAGTGGAAACCAGCAGTGGATGACCAAGAGTATGACAGAGGAGAAACAGACTCGTCAGTCTTTCAGCAAG AAAAAAGGAGAACAACCCACAGGACAACAGAGACGCAAACACCAAATTACATATCTCATTCACCAG